From the genome of Anopheles merus strain MAF chromosome X, AmerM5.1, whole genome shotgun sequence, one region includes:
- the LOC121599766 gene encoding low-density lipoprotein receptor-related protein 4 isoform X1 encodes MVVAAAEPRRNRGSGRSHRCLVALAGFGVRLGLIVPLLTVPLFLGIAHGEEQTTEITSEGVGHYNGKSEQSGPPGPNQLGAAWQIFGSNSMRQPGGEGRVVKTKPRKPKPYQKDIRPQLPPGKIMMAPPRRRTFHQATQYPKNASIAIDRSAGLSHHPIGSHAAGGNVYGSMSHYDTVYGIRGVERRDNDGFRPFERYGPSAHLGHYHIHPDDDIFRPDEELLMESGGGGGGAGAAGKADGLAGIESCDIKCEPREFTCDKSCACIHMDLHCDGQADCVLTEDEQNCEIVHQRLAQQIKDNCETSGTHVICATTHTCISRDWLCDGDDDCGDYTDETHCGNRHDCTEEKFECQNGMCIPRDWVCDGDNDCNDLSDEKNCTKQCTRDEFRCKDGSCISASFQCDGETDCIDESDEANCDRPMQSCPEGEFKCKGALGGMGGPGGRCVLMRFRCDGDNDCGDWSDEENCAKKQVDCMINEFKCDDGDCIPLQWRCDDKQDCNNGEDEKNCPVDRIAGRTCSPDEYTCKDGRCILRSWVCDGSADCRRGEDEQDCDIKCELNQFLCPSGSRNSTRDSSVCINQKHVCDGHTDCANGEDEMRCPIVHPCGAHSRCEQLCITAYSGREECMCRPGYLLHGNGYNCTDIDECSITSNPVCSQECLNVAGSFRCSCQPGYVLRPDQRTCKAVGGSVKLLMANRADIRQVSLSNNQYTSIAKGLPNAIALDYHYRQDLLFWTDVSIDVIKRSHLNGSGVRDVIKWGLESPGGLAVDWIHDLLFWTDSGTRRVEVSTLDGQMRAVIAASDLDKPRAIAVHPGRALVFWTDWGTAPKIERAFMDGSDRQTIIAEAIFWPNGLTIDYTSSRIYWADAKHVIESANFDGRVRRKILSNNLPHPFALALFEDSMYWTDWHTKTISTASKVNGRGFRVVHEGLHFPMGIQSYHPSRQPDFTNRCVADKNGRKGGCSHLCLPARTHRRCACPIGLTLRPDQKTCSTVPDKLLLIARKKDVRVRQLDAANPVDMVLPLDGIKSTVAVDWCSRTNVIYWTDVGKSMISRAFINGSQQEAIVKANLISPAGLALDWVTDKIYWTDPGTNRIEAATTDGRQRALLIWERLDKPRDIVVHPGEGYMFWSDWGSNPLIERAGMDGTGRFTLVSENLQWPNGLALDVDKQRLYFLDGGTKSLEYVNYDGTGRNRLITEGLKHPFGLDVYEKRVYWTDWDTHSIQVANMYNGHDRRTILANNTDLMDIRVFHRNRRDSRNPCAHKNGGCSYICLLNPTSYSCACPIGIQLKDNGKTCKSGPSNYLVFAHRTEVRQVSLDSDYQIDVVLPLPPISNVVTLDVDRRTGEIYWADTIEDVIMRSTPDGMRIKQIYSESMTSVDGLVIDSIGRKLYWTDAGRKVLEVSDLEEGIRSALVWKDLEQPRGIALDYESGYLFWSDWGANPRIERADMDGENRVDLITEGLGWPNGLAVDRAAKRIYWADAQMKTIESCTLSGGARTKVVENLPHPYALAVTGRTIYWTDWITKALHSVPKGNPAHIRNVTHGLEGLMDVKVVQEDEERHLENVCGAGNGGCSHLCLRNPTGYSCKCPTGLTMREGSTTDCKTLPDEYLLIALRSGIGRISLDTPDLFDVVLPIEGVHGAVVLDYHFDSMYVFYADVNVDAIRRVNMHNYSDTQVIVSSGLNTPNGIAVDWLADNLYWTDTALKKIEVARLDGSCRKAILTDGLDDPRSIILYPKRGFVFWADWGQTPKIERAYMDGSERRSIVDFELGFPTGLAIDFDAKKLYWADALQDRIELCDFDGRRRQQVVSHATHPFGFTLTATHLYWTDWYNKSVLRAPKHSVSSVEVARFSLRGALEIRAVSGQRQPHDWNPCRSDNGGCSHLCLYAETRYVCGCPDIPDAHHCDPEPAILVAMKPNDEMLSASEEKPPHSNGSIVLSSSRMHAQLVIIATAILAGLLIIVIIAILVLIVNSKRKQSKKSSRSASDVLTFTNPNYNGIEGLCQTGDSGSSRNTIWKRLKYDRAQERVFEEKYLGVQHHGTSNGSYLASTPTSQITPVSAVLPV; translated from the exons atggtggtggcggcggcggaaCCGCGTCGGAACCGGGGCAGTGGCCGGTCGCACCGCTGTCTGGTCGCGCTGGCCGGGTTCGGCGTGCGGCTGGGCCTGATCGTACCCCTGCTGACGGTACCGCTCTTCCTGGGCATCG CCCACGGTGAGGAGCAGACAACGGAAATCACGTCGGAGGGCGTCGGGCACTACAACGGAAAGTCGGAGCAGTCGGGGCCGCCGGGGCCGAATCAGCTCGGCGCGGCCTGGCAGATATTCGGCTCGAACTCGATGCGGCAGCCGGGGGGCGAGGGCCGGGTCGTCAAGACGAAGCCGCGCAAACCGAAACCCTACCAGAAGGACATCCGGCCGCAGCTGCCGCCGGGTAAGATCATGATGGCGCCGCCCCGGCGGCGCACCTTCCACCAGGCGACCCAGTACCCCAAGAACGCCTCGATCGCGATCGACCGTAGCGCAGGGCTGTCGCACCACCCGATCGGGAGCCACGCGGCCGGTGGCAATGTGTACGGCTCGATGTCGCACTACGACACGGTGTACGGTATACGGGGGGTCGAGCGGCGAGACAACGATGGCTTCCGGCCGTTCGAGCGGTACGGGCCGAGCGCGCACCTGGGCCACTACCACATCCACCCGGACGATGACATATTCCGGCCGGACGAGGAGCTGCTGATGGAGTCGGGcggaggcggcggcggagcgGGTGCCGCCGGCAAGGCGGACGGGCTGGCCGGGATCGAGAGCTGCGACATCAAGTGCGAGCCGCGCGAGTTCACCTGCGACAAGAGCTGCGCCTGCATCCACATGGATCTGCACTGCGACGGGCAGGCGGACTGCGTGCTGACCGAGGACGAGCAGAACTGCGAGATAGTGCACCAGCGGCTGGCCCAGCAGATCAAGGACAACTGCGAGACGAGCGGCACGCACGTGATCTGCGCGACCACGCACACCTGCATCTCGCGCGACTGGCTGTGCGACGGGGACGACGACTGCGGCGACTACACGGACGAGACGCACTGCGGCAACCGGCACGACTGCACCGAGGAGAAGTTCGAGTGCCAGAACGGGATGTGCATACCGCGCGACTGGGTGTGCGACGGCGACAACGACTGCAACGACCTGTCGGACGAGAAAAACTGCACCAAACA ATGTACGCGGGACGAGTTCCGGTGCAAGGATGGGTCCTGCATCTCGGCCTCGTTCCAGTGCGACGGCGAGACGGACTGTATCGACGAGTCGGACGAGGCGAATTGCGACCGGCCGATGCAGAGCTGCCCGGAGGGCGAGTTCAAGTGCAAGGGCGCCCTGGGCGGTATGGGCGGCCCGGGCGGCCGCTGCGTCCTGATGCGGTTCCGGTGCGACGGCGACAACGATTGCGGCGACTGGAGCGACGAGGAGAACTGTGCGAAGAAGCAGGTCGACTGCATGATCAACGAGTTCAAGTGCGACGATGGCGACTGCATTCCGCTGCAGTGGCGCTGCGACGACAAGCAGGACTGCAACAATGGCGAGGACGAGAAGAACTGCCCGGTGGATCGGATCGCCGGGCGGACCTGCTCGCCGGACGAGTACACGTGCAAGGATGGCCGCTGCATACTG CGATCCTGGGTGTGCGATGGCTCGGCCGACTGTCGGCGCGGCGAAGACGAGCAGGACTGCGACATCAAGTGTGAGCTGAACCAGTTCCTGTGTCCCTCGGGCAGCCGAAATAGTACGCGCGACTC CAGCGTGTGCATCAACCAGAAGCATGTGTGTGACGGGCACACCGACTGTGCGAACGGCGAGGACGAGATGCGCTGCCCGATCGTGCACCCGTGCGGGGCCCACTCGCGCTGCGAGCAGCTCTGCATCACGGCGTACAGCGGTCGGGAGGAGTGCATGTGCCGGCCGGGATACCTGCTGCACGGCAACGGCTACAACTGCACCGACATCGACGAGTGCAGCATCACGAGCAATCCGGTCTGCTCGCAGGAGTGTCTGAACGTGGCGGGCAGCTTCCGGTGCTCCTGCCAGCCCGGCTACGTGCTGCGGCCGGACCAGCGCACCTGCAAGGCGGTCGGCGGCTCGGTGAAGCTGCTGATGGCGAACCGGGCCGACATACGGCAGGTGTCGCTCAGCAACAACCAGTACACCTCGATCGCGAAGGGCCTGCCGAACGCGATCGCGCTCGACTACCACTACCGGCAGGATCTGCTGTTCTGGACGGACGTGTCGATCGACGTGATCAAGCGGTCGCACCTGAACGGGAGCGGCGTCCGGGACGTCATCAAGTGGGGGCTGGAGTCGCCGGGCGGGCTGGCAGTGGACTGGATACACGATCTGCTGTTCTGGACGGATTCGGGCACGCGCCGCGTCGAAGTGTCCACGCTCGACGGCCAGATGCGGGCCGTGATTGCGGCGAGTGATCTGGACAAACCGAGAGCGATCGCGGTGCATCCGGGCCGGGCGCTGGTGTTCTGGACCGACTGGGGCACGGCGCCGAAGATCGAGCGCGCGTTCATGGACGGGTCCGACCGGCAGACGATCATCGCGGAGGCCATCTTCTGGCCGAACGGGCTCACGATCGACTACACCAGCAGCCGCATCTACTGGGCGGACGCGAAGCACGTGATCGAGAGCGCCAACTTTGACGGGCGGGTGAGGCGCAAAATCCTGAGCAACAACCTGCCGCACCCGTTCGCGCTCGCCCTGTTCGAGGACTCGATGTACTGGACGGACTGGCACACGAAAACCATCTCGACCGCGAGCAAGGTGAATGGGCGCGGCTTCCGCGTCGTGCACGAGGGGCTCCACTTCCCGATGGGCATCCAGAGCTACCATCCGTCCCGCCAGCCCGACTTCACCAACCGGTGCGTGGCGGACAAGAACGGCCGCAAAGGGGGCTGCTCGCACCTGTGCCTGCCGGCCCGCACGCACCGCCGCTGCGCCTGCCCGATCGGGCTGACGCTGCGCCCGGACCAGAAGACCTGCTCGACCGTGCCGGacaagctgctgctgatcgcGCGCAAGAAGGACGTCCGGGTGCGGCAGCTCGATGCGGCTAACCCGGTCGACATGGTGCTGCCGCTCGACGGCATCAAGTCGACCGTCGCCGTCGACTGGTGCAGCCGCACGAACGTCATCTACTGGACGGACGTCGGCAAGAGCATGATCAGCCGGGCGTTCATCAACGGCAGCCAGCAGGAGGCGATCGTGAAGGCGAACCTGATCTCGCCCGCCGGTCTCGCCCTCGACTGGGTGACGGACAAGATCTACTGGACGGATCCGGGCACGAACCGCATCGAGGCGGCGACGACGGACGGGCGCCAGCGGGCGCTGCTGATCTGGGAGCGGCTGGACAAGCCGCGCGACATTGTGGTGCACCCGGGCGAGGGCTACATGTTCTGGTCGGACTGGGGCTCGAACCCGCTGATCGAGCGGGCCGGCATGGACGGTACCGGCCGGTTCACGCTCGTGTCGGAGAATCTGCAGTGGCCGAACGGGCTGGCGCTGGACGTGGACAAGCAGCGGCTGTACTTCCTGGACGGTGGCACGAAATCGCTCGAGTACGTCAACTACGACGGCACCGGGCGCAACCGGCTCATCACCGAGGGGCTGAAGCACCCGTTCGGGCTGGACGTGTACGAGAAGCGCGTCTACTGGACCGACTGGGACACGCACAGCATCCAGGTGGCGAACATGTACAACGGGCACGACCGGCGCACGATACTCGCGAACAACACCGACCTGATGGACATACGCGTGTTTCACCGGAACAGGCGCGACTCGCGCAACCCGTGCGCCCACAAGAACGGTGGCTGCTCCTACATCTGTCTGCTGAACCCGACCAGCTACAGCTGTGCCTGCCCGATCGGTATCCAGCTGAAG GATAATGGTAAAACGTGCAAGAGCGGCCCCTCCAACTATCTGGTGTTTGCGCACCGTACCGAGGTGCGGCAGGTGTCGCTCGACAGTGACTATCAGATCGATGtggtgctgccgctgcccCCGATCTCGAACGTGGTCACGCTGGACGTCGATCGGCGCACGGGCGAGATCTACTGGGCGGACACGATCGAGGACGTGATCATGCGCTCCACGCCGGACGGCATGCGCATCAAGCAGATCTACAGCGAGAGCATGACCAGCGTGGACGGGCTCGTGATCGACTCGATCGGGCGCAAG CTGTACTGGACCGACGCCGGGCGGAAGGTGCTGGAGGTGAGCGACCTGGAGGAGGGCATACGCAGTGCGCTGGTGTGGAAGGATCTGGAGCAGCCGCGGGGCATCGCGCTCGACTACGAGTCGGGCTACCTGTTCTGGTCGGACTGGGGCGCCAACCCGCGCATCGAGCGGGCCGACATGGACGGGGAGAACCGGGTCGATCTGATCACCGAGGGGCTCGGCTGGCCGAACGGGCTGGCCGTCGATCGGGCGGCAAAGCGTATATACTGGGCCGACGCACAGATGAAGACGATCGAGTCGTGCACGCTGAGCGGTGGGGCGCGCACCAAGGTGGTGGAAAATTTGCCCCACCCGTACGCACTGGCCGTCACCGGGCGCACCATCTACTGGACGGATTGGATCACGAAGGCGCTCCACTCGGTGCCGAAGGGCAACCCGGCCCACATCCGCAACGTTACGCACGGGCTGGAGGGCCTGATGGATGTGAAGGTGGTGCAGGAGGACGAGGAGCGCCATCTGGAGAATGTGTGCGGGGCGGGCAACGGGGGCTGCTCGCACCTGTGCCTGCGCAATCCGACCGGCTACTCGTGCAAATGTCCGACCGGGCTGACGATGCGGGAAGGCAGCACGACCGACTGTAAAACCCTGCCGGAC GAGTACCTGCTGATAGCACTGCGCTCGGGCATTGGGCGCATCTCGCTCGACACGCCGGACCTGTTCGATGTGGTGCTGCCAATCGAGGGCGTACACGGTGCGGTCGTGCTGGACTACCACTTCGACAGCATGTACGTGTTCTACGCCGATGTGAACGTGGACGCGATCCGGCGCGTCAACATGCACAACTACTCCGACACGCAGGTGATCGTTTCGAGCGGGCTGAACACACCGAACGGCATCGCGGTCGACTGGCTCGCCGACAACCTGTACTGGACGGACACGGCCCTGAAGAAGATCGAGGTCGCCCGGCTGGACGGCTCGTGCCGGAAGGCCATTCTGACCGACGGGCTGGACGATCCGCGCTCGATCATCCTCTATCCGAAGCGGGGCTTCGTCTTCTGGGCCGACTGGGGCCAAACGCCCAAGATCGAGCGGGCGTACATGGACGGGTCCGAGCGGCGTAGCATAGTCGACTTCGAGCTCGGCTTCCCGACCGGCCTGGCCATCGACTTCGACGCGAAGAAGCTGTACTGGGCGGACGCACTGCAGGATCGGATTGAGCTGTGCGACTTCGACGGGCGCCGGCGCCAGCAGGTGGTGTCGCACGCGACCCATCCGTTCGGGTTCACGCTCACCGCGACGCACCTGTACTGGACCGACTGGTACAACAAGTCGGTACTGCGCGCACCGAAGCACAGCGTGTCGAGCGTCGAGGTGGCCCGGTTCAGCTTGCGCGGTGCACTCGAGATACGGGCCGTGTCGGGGCAGCGGCAACCGCACGACTGGAACCCGTGCCGCAGCGACAACGGCGGCTGCTCGCACCTGTGCCTGTACGCCGAGACGCGGTACGTATGCGGCTGCCCGGACATACCGGACGCACATCACTGCGACCCCGAGCCGGCCATCCTCGTGGCGATGAAGCCGAACGACGAGATGCTGTCGGCGAGCGAGGAGAAACCACCCCACTCGAACGGCTCGATCGTGCTGAGCAGCAGCCGAATGCACGCGCAGCTAGTCATCATAGCGACCGCCATCCTGGCCGGGCTGCttatcatcgtcatcatcgccatcTTAG TGCTGATTGTCAACTCGAAACGCAAGCAGAGTAAGAAAAGCTCGCGCAGTGCCAGCGACGTGCTGACCTTTACCAACCCGAACTACAACGGCATCGAGGGTCTCTGCCAGACCGGCGATTCCGGCTCGTCGCGCAACACCATCTGGAAGCGGCTGAAGTACGATCGGGCACAG GAGCGTGTTTTTGAGGAGAAGTATCTGGGCGTCCAGCATCACGGTACCAGCAACGGTAGCTACCTAGCGTCGACGCCCACGTCCCAGATAACACCGGTGTCGGCTGTTCTACCCGTCTAA